The DNA window CATTTTTAGTGATttttcacatatatatatttatgttcaTCGTCTAAATACTATGTTTGATTGACCGCGTAAATATACTATGGCTTAATCTGCTTTAGTTTACGTATATATAGTTTGAGCAAAAAACATTATTTGAACCCACAAAATTCACTCTAGATTGAAAAATAGAGTACATATATATGTACTTGTTGAACATATTCTTTCGTAACATGTGGTATGATATTATTCGTTTTAGGCCAAACATATAAGATATTGTCTGTTTTAGACCAAATAGAATATAAACAATATGTGATTTTGTTCGCACACCCATCAACAGTATACCTTagtcatttgtttttttaaaaaaattgttgaacaGGTTGGAGAAGTGGGAGAGCTATCAGAGATATTTCAGTGGAAGGGTGAAGTTGCAAGGGGTTTACCTAACTGGACATCAGATGATAAGGAACATTTGGAAGAAGAACTTTCTGATGTTTTACTCTATTTGGTTCAGCTAGCTGATGTTTGTGGACTTGATTTAGGTCAAGCAGCACTTACTAAGATTGTCAAAAATGCTCAAAAATACCCTGTTACTAAACCTACTTAATTATCACAAATTAAGCTAGCTAGTGTTATCTTATTGTCAGGGTGTGTCctttttttgaacttttaagTTATATATGTTTAAGCACTTAATTATGTAAGATATATTTTATACCATTAGCCATTAGGTCCCCCTAAAATATAGCTACATGTATGTCTGATCTAGAAAGTAAGACAGGTTATCTATGGTAATGTATGAGAGTTTTGTGGTAGCCATCGAGTTCAACTTGTTTgttctatctttttttaaaaaaaattgtttcaaaaagaattttttttttcttttttgatattttttaatttcaatttttcacatgatcaatttaaaatcacaaaattaaagcatattttgatatatttaacatatctttaatttatgatcataaaattaaaaaaatattattctcaAGCTCTAtgtcaagttaaaataaaataaacaaattaaaacgtaCATATTCCATATAATTTCTTGGTTACATAAGAATTTTCACTCATATATATGGGGataaatttgaaagaagatGATTACAATATATATTCTTAATTAGGTAAGACACCTATTTATATTGAACctaaataaaaagataacaaAATGATCTTTCCATTTCGATTTGTTTGATCTATTTCTTTTTAGTCCGCTTAAAAAAGATGATCACTTCACATGACgtgtttaagaccataagaataattattattattccaaAATAATTATTCTGGATATATGAAATAACTTATCATATCGAATAAATAATCCAAGGACTATCT is part of the Solanum stenotomum isolate F172 chromosome 8, ASM1918654v1, whole genome shotgun sequence genome and encodes:
- the LOC125873035 gene encoding uncharacterized protein LOC125873035; the encoded protein is MENNNNNNNSHDQYGRKVMKDVSLQELRERLVEFSRVRGWDQYHSPRNLLLALVGEVGELSEIFQWKGEVARGLPNWTSDDKEHLEEELSDVLLYLVQLADVCGLDLGQAALTKIVKNAQKYPVTKPT